A stretch of the Arachis stenosperma cultivar V10309 chromosome 6, arast.V10309.gnm1.PFL2, whole genome shotgun sequence genome encodes the following:
- the LOC130932813 gene encoding probably inactive leucine-rich repeat receptor-like protein kinase At5g06940, whose product MATTKFCTYPLFLLLLLLSLTFAFFIKLSSSSSEVDTLLSFKASIEDSKNALSTWSNTTSTHHCNWTGISCSISTTPPSVTSISLQSLNLSGDISASICDLPSLSYLNLADNIFNQPIPLHLSQCSSLETLNISNNLIWGTIPSQISQFSSLKVLDFSKNKIEGIIPDTLGSLKNLQVLNMGSNLLSGSVPVIFGNLTKLEVLDLSMNPTLESEIPHDIGELKNLKQLMLQGSSLQGEIPPSFVGLLGLTHLDLSENNLTGKVPQELSSSLKNLVSFDVSQNKLSGPFPSGICKGLIIHLSLHTNAFTGLIPNNSIGECKSLERFQVQNNGFSGNLPSALWSLPKVKLIRAENNRFSGQIPESVSEASQLEQVQLDNNTFSGKIPQGLGLVKSLYRFSASLNHFYGEIPPNFCDSPVMSIVNLSHNSLSGQIPELNKCRKLVSLSLADNSLTGEIPSSLAELPVLTYIDLSDNNLTGPIPEGLQNLKLALFNVSFNDLSGKVPYSLISGLPASFLEGNPGLCGPGLDNSCSDEVGRHKNGGITTLTCALISLAFVAGTAIVAGGFVLYRRSCKGNNEVGVWRSVFFYPLRITEHDLLIGMNEKSSMGNGGIFGRVYVMNLPSGELVAVKKLVNFRNQSSKSLKSEVKTLAKIRHKNIVKILGFCHSDESVFLIYEFLNEGSLRDLISRPDFKLEWSVRLRIAIGVAQGLAYLHKDYAPRLLHRNVKSSNILLDANFEPKLTDFALDRVLGEAAFQSTLDSEAPSSCYIAPEYGYSKKATEQLDVYSFGVVLLELVSGRQAEKAESSESILDIVKWVRRKVNIANGVQQILDQRISSTTCHQEMVGALDIALRCTTVVPEKRPSMLEVVKSLQSLELRTCIANLQDQPPNEEHSNIPI is encoded by the exons ATGGCTACTACTAAATTCTGTACATACCCgttattccttcttcttcttcttctctctcttaccTTTGCATTCTTTATCAAGCTTAGTTCATCATCATCAGAGGTTGACACCCTTCTGTCCTTCAAGGCCTCCATTGAAGACTCCAAGAATGCCTTGTCAACTTGGTCAAACACTACATCAACACACCACTGTAACTGGACTGGAATCTCATGCTCCATTAGCACAACCCCACCTTCTGTAACTTCAATCAGCCTtcaaagtttgaatctttctggTGATATCTCAGCTTCCATATGTGACCTTCCAAGTTTGTCTTATCTCAACCTTGCTGACAACATCTTCAACCAacccattcctcttcatctttcaCAGTGCAGCTCACTGGAGACTCTTAACATCAGCAACAACCTCATATGGGGAACTATCCCATCTCAGATTTCTCAGTTTTCTTCTCTCAAAGTTCTTGACTTCagcaaaaacaaaattgaaGGAATCATCCCTGATACCTTAGGCTCACTAAAGAATCTCCAAGTACTTAACATGGGGAGCAACTTGCTCTCAGGTTCTGTTCCTGTTATCTTTGGAAACTTAACCAAGCTTGAGGTTCTTGATTTGTCTATGAATCCAACCTTGGAGAGTGAGATTCCACATGACATTGGTGAACTCAAGAACCTGAAGCAGCTTATGCTGCAGGGTTCTTCACTCCAAGGAGAAATTCCACCTTCTTTTGTGGGATTACTTGGCTTAACTCATTTAGATCTCTCTGAGAACAATCTCACAGGTAAAGTTCCTCAAgaactttcttcttctctcaagAACCTTGTTTCCTTTGATGTCTCACAGAACAAGCTCTCAGGGCCATTCCCAAGTGGAATTTGCAAAGGCCTTATAATACATCTCAGCCTCCACACAAATGCATTCACTGGTTTAATACCAAACAATTCTATTGGTGAATGCAAGAGTCTTGAGAGGTTCCAAGTTCAAAACAATGGTTTTTCTGGTAACTTACCTTCTGCATTGTGGTCATTACCAAAAGTGAAGCTCATTAGAGCTGAAAACAACAGATTCTCAGGTCAAATACCTGAATCAGTATCTGAAGCTTCACAATTGGAGCAAGTTCAGCTTGACAACAACACCTTCTCTGGTAAAATTCCTCAAGGTCTTGGCCTTGTTAAGAGCTTATACAGATTCTCAGCATCACTCAACCACTTCTATGGTGAAATCCCACCAAATTTTTGTGACTCACCAGTTATGAGCATTGTGAACCTCTCACACAATTCTCTCTCTGGTCAAATCCCAGAACTGAATAAATGCAGGAAGCTAGTTTCACTTTCTTTGGCTGATAATAGTTTAACTGGAGAAATACCTTCTTCTCTTGCTGAGCTTCCAGTGTTGACTTACATTGACCTCTCAGATAACAACCTCACTGGTCCAATCCCAGAAGGGCTTCAGAATCTGAAGCTTGCACTTTTCAATGTTTCCTTCAATGATCTTTCAGGTAAAGTACCATATTCCTTGATTTCAGGTCTTCCTGCTTCATTCTTGGAAGGAAATCCTGGTCTTTGTGGCCCTGGATTGGACAATTCTTGTTCTGATGAAGTTGGAAGACACAAAAATGGTGGCATTACAACCTTAACATGTGCATTGATCTCCTTAGCCTTTGTTGCTGGTACTGCCATTGTTGCTGGTGGCTTTGTATTGTATAGGAGATCATGTAAGGGAAACAATGAAGTAGGTGTTTGGAGATCAGTGTTCTTCTATCCCCTCAGGATCACtgagcatgatctcctcatagGAATGAATGAGAAGAGTTCAATGGGAAATGGTGGCATATTCGGAAGAGTTTATGTTATGAACTTGCCAAGTGGTGAACTTGTTGCTGTGAAGAAGTTAGTGAATTTTAGGAATCAGTCCTCAAAGAGTTTGAAATCCGAGGTCAAGACTCTGGCAAAGATTAGGCACAAGAACATTGTTAAGATTCTGGGGTTCTGCCACTCTGATGAGTCAGTTTTTCTCATCTATGAGTTCTTGAATGAAGGGAGCTTAAGGGATTTGATTTCGCGTCCGGATTTTAAGCTGGAGTGGAGTGTTAGGTTGAGGATTGCCATTGGAGTTGCTCAGGGACTTGCATATCTTCACAAGGACTACGCGCCACGATTGCTTCACCGCAATGTCAAGTCCAGTAACATTCTTTTGGATGCAAACTTTGAGCCAAAGCTCACAGATTTTGCTCTTGATAGAGTTCTTGGAGAAGCTGCATTTCAGTCTACTTTGGATTCTGAAGCACCATCTTCCTGCTACATTGCACCAG AATATGGTTACAGCAAGAAAGCCACTGAACAATTAGATGTGTATAGCTTTGGTGTTGTATTGCTAGAGCTAGTGAGTGGAAGACAAGCTGAGAAAGCCGAATCAAGTGAATCCATTCTTGACATAGTGAAGTGGGTTAGGAGGAAAGTGAATATAGCAAATGGGGTGCAACAAATTCTTGATCAAAGAATATCATCAACCACATGCCACCAAGAAATGGTTGGAGCCTTAGACATTGCTCTCCGTTGCACCACAGTGGTTCCTGAGAAGAGGCCATCAATGTTGGAAGTTGTGAAGTCTCTTCAGTCCCTTGAGTTAAGGACTTGCATTGCAAACTTGCAAGATCAACCACCAAATGAGGAACACTCCAATATTCCAATCTGa